The genomic stretch aatatttataatataagaataagagaagcaacatcaacatcaatctcTTCATAAGAAGGggaacaatgtaagtactgctagcttctaagagtagagtatctttggaagctcgttcattacatcaTGTACAATCGGAGtagtgcaaaagaaggaaagggatagcctcacataacttttatatactacccaacctcaagctatgcaaatgtcacgactctttagtctacaataggagaaatgacactgtcgttaacgtttaagcgtcataactagtATGTACCGACCACAActtattttacgatgaaacggacaacacctcatctatttatatgacttcccacaagtgaaaacaatcactaaacatcccaaacaacatcaatattaatcatattgagcctcccaaaatagtccaccaaccgacaacattacaaccaagcctttcgatatatatttcacaagttctagcttcaatgacttagccgcaacttggataatcttaaatacatgtagagtaagaggttccttacatttatacagaaataaaaactccaatttgacgttaattttccatgaaatatcccttcaatgctgccacaacaacaaggaagcgaaactagcaatcaattagggtttttcggtactagaatcactttagaaggttGAAATCactagggttgatattaaaaacttgagggagtatttacagaacataaaccccttAAAAAGacctcccacacgagttggaacaacacaaaaattagcaacaacaagaagaacaagaaacttactagcgccacgggattcccgacacttgatttgtattgtttgccctttgttgggtcttgaatcttgataGAACCTTAAGAGGGTGtttctagggttctaaggtctgaatatactTAAAAtgaatgacttaaaacgggttctAGGCATATTATATATATTCATATCTCTTAAGCCGACTATGTGGAgcccatagagaggtgtttggcgcagtcttgcaaaaatgcgaatatctctctactccgatatcgTATCAATGAACAATTTAATGAGTTGGAAgatagactcatagatcttcaatttggttggtatatcaccccataATTCAAAGTAAATTAGGATAAAAGCTTAGTAAtatttgacctaaagtttaagtgAAATTATGAACATAAGTTGcaacaacttttgtcgacttttgtttcataactcgtttcacctcaagacttatgatacggatattacatgattcaaataccttaaacatgaactcttgagtgtattaagcacccaTAGGCTTACCCGAAAATACGGCTGACAACATCCTtaattcgtttaacttctaatacttgttaaccaccatATACaccttgtatcatttaagaccaatatgattaacttcttatcatctcaaagataatctctTCCTGTATTTATGTTGACTAACTTACGGCATAAACTAACGTACacgaatatgggttgtaacaccctcccccattaggaacattcgtcctcgaatgtaagggtttatggggagtccaAATCATCATGGATTCCAACGGAAATATCCggtcaattttcccctataaatggTCACTAGACAAACTTGCAAGCAGTTAAGCCCACCGTATGGACTCACAAGGGTATATAAAGCATAATGGATAtatacattatctgcatatcaccattttgtattaaggaagagtactCTCAagctattgcttacctcatagagctgTTTCACCTTCTAATGCGTCCTGTGTTCCTCTGGCATCCTCGTTATCTTCCTTATGGAacaggtaagggtatttagacttcatctcatcttctgcttcccatgtcatttcttctatattcttgttcctccacaatactttggcggaagctacatcttttgctctcagcttgcggacttgtcgatctaatatagccactggaaCTTCTTTATATAATAGATCCTCTGTAACTtatacatctttgatagggacgactcgagaagggtctccaatacatttcctcaacatagatacatggaatactggatggacaaattccaattcggatggcaattctaactcttaagcaacctgtccaattcatcgaagaattttatatggaCCGATATACCGCGGACTcagcttacccttcttcccaaaatgcataacacccttcattggcgagatccttaggaaaacccaatcaccaacctcaaactccagatcacgatgGCGTACATCGGAATAAGACTTTTGCCTGCTTTGCGCCGTTCTCAGTCGttcttgtatcactttcaccttctcaatagcttggtgaattaaatctggcccatataattttgCTTCCCCaacttcaaaccatccaactagtgatctacatcttctcacATACAGTGCTTCGTACGGAACCATTTTaatactagaatggtagctattattgtgggcaaattctatgagtggtagATGGTCCTCCCAATTCCCCTTGAAATCTAGAACatatgctcgtagcatatcttcaagtgtctgaatggtacgttcagcctgtccgtcagtctgcggatggaatacagtgctgagattcacttgtgtgcctaaacccttttgaaaagacctccaaaagttagccgtaaattgagctccacggtctgatataatagataccggcacaccatgaagcctaacaatctccttgatatacaacttcgtaTAATCTTCAGctgtgtaagttgtcttaactggcagaaaataggcacattttgtaagtcgatcaactatcacccagatggagtcaaacttatgataagagcgaggtaatccaataatgaagtccatattaatcacctcctaTTTCCAGGtcagaatctctatattctgaatcaatctaccgggtttttgatgctcgatctttacttgttgacaattaggacactgggctaaaaattctgcaatagacttcttcatgttatcccatcAATACTgctccttaatgtcatgatacatctttgtctagccgggatggatggaatatcgggattgatgaatctcattcataatcttctctcgcaaccctgccacattaggcacacataatcagCCTTGGTATCTCAGTGCTCTATCTCCTTCGATCTCAAAAGCCGTAATTTTACACTACTGAATGCTCTCTctcaatcgtactaagataggatcttcatattgtcgtgatTTTACCTCGGCTAcaaaagatgattctgatgtattatgtacagtaacacctccgtcatcagattctaacaatctgattctcatattggctagctgatgaagctctttagtcaacccatGTCTACCTGCCTTAatgtgtactaagcttcccattgacttaCGACTGAGAGtgtctgccacaacattagctTTACCAGGATGGTACAATATCTCGACATCATAATCTTTCAGTAATTGAatccacctacgctgcctcaaattcaactccttctgcttgaaggtgtattgtaaactcttgtgatctgtgtatatatcaacatggacgccgtataagtagtgctgccatatcttcaaagcatatattgctacagccaattccaaatcatgtgttgggtaattcttttcatgtttcttcaattttcttgatgcataagcaatcactttCCCATGTTGTATCAATACataccccaaacctatacctgaggcatcacaatataccacataaccttctgttccttcaagGAGAGTGAGCATTGGCGCAaatgtcaatcgattctttagCTCTTGAATACTATGTTCACAAATGttagaccactggaacttggtagctttctgtgttaacttagtcaatggtgctgatatagaggaaaacccttctacaaaccgcctataatatcttGCTAGCCCCAGAAagttgcggacttctgatggtgttgtaggtctcggccaattctttactgcatcgatcttctgagtgtcaacactaataccctcgtcagatatcacatggccaaggaatgctactgatttcagccagaattcacatttggagattagcatataacttacgatcctgaagcatctgtaatactatccgcaagtggcctgcatgttccgcctccgaacgagaatacaccagaatgtcatcaatgaatacaatcacgaacacatcaagatagggtcTAAAAActgtattcatgagatccataaaagttgctggggcatttgttagcctgaacgacatcaccaagaactcaaagtgcccatatcttgtctggaaggccgtctttggaatatccttctccttaacccccACCTAATGATAACCTGAActtaagtcaatcttggagaaatacttggcaccctggagttggtaaAAAAGATCGtcaatccttggaagtggatacttgttctttatagtaaacttattcaactatcgataatcaatacacatccttaatgaCCCGTCTTTCTTCTGTACGAACaagactggcgcaccccaaggtgaagtgctaggcctaatgaagcccttatccagcaagtccttcaactgcgccTTCAACTCTTGCAACTCTATCGGGGCCATTCTATATGGAGGGATAGATATCGGTTAaatgtcaggcaacacatcaatgctaaactcaatctccctttcaggaggaggactgggagttcatctgggaaaacatctgaaAATTCATTAACCgcggggattgattgtagagtaggcggcttcgcctccgcatccctaacgcgaacgagatgataaatgtaaccttttgataTCATTTTCCTTACCTTaatataggaaataaacctacctttcggtgtagcaatgttacccttccattcaatgatgggttcaccaggaaactgaaaccttcgtacgacagtcaacatttgcatagcatgaggccaaccactccattcccattatcacatcaaaatcaaccatttctaactcaaataaatttttcgaggtttgacgactacaaatcatcgcagtgcaacctctatatacccttctcgCAATCATAGAATCTcatatcggagtagataccgcaaggggtttacttatcaattcaggttcaacgccaaacttattagccacaaaggttgtaaaatatgataatgtagatcccgaaTCAAttagcgcatatacatcataagaaaacacagacaatatacttgtaacaacatctggagatgacTCAAGATCctatcgacctactagagcataggttcgattttgagcaccactcgaactcggcactgcacctctacctctacctctaccacggcctgtcgactgctgaaaaccccgtgctggaggtcgaactgataagGAAAAACCAGACACAAATCTAGttggctgagccataccatcacctacTCTGTTAGGATAGTCTCGCATCATATGTCCAGGTTGTCCGCAAGAATAGcacgcatcagaacctcgacggcaaagtccaaagtgggccttgtcGCACTGATCACAAcatggtgttgggggtctcgtctgactagtatccttatgatgttgcgagcctgatgaccacgaactctgacctggaccagaataggtaaatcgatcatatcgaggcctctgaaactgtggaggagcactagctacaggtggcgctgaactcctcgaagactggtCCTGACACTGCCTctaaagtcatcagaataccctgcaaatcttgCTCTCTTATGCTAGCCCCTATCTTGTTCCCTATTTGCCCTTTGCTGGCGCTTatgatcctcta from Nicotiana sylvestris chromosome 12, ASM39365v2, whole genome shotgun sequence encodes the following:
- the LOC138883389 gene encoding uncharacterized protein codes for the protein MAPIELQELKAQLKDLLDKGFIRPSTSPWAPLTKLTQKATKFQWSNICEHSIQELKNRLTFAPMLTLLEGTEGYVVYCDASDHKSLQYTFKQKELNLRQRRWIQLLKDYDVEILYHPGKANVVADTLSRKSMGSLVHIKAGRHGLTKELHQLANMRIRLLESDDGGVTVHNTSESSFVAEEVINMDFIIGLPRSYHKFDSIWVIVDRLTKCAYFLPVKTTYTAEDYTKLYIKEIVRLHGVPTDGQAERTIQTLEDMLRAYVLDFKGNWEDHLPLIEFAHNNSYHSSIKMVPYEALYVRRCRSLVGWFEVGEAKLYGPDLIHQAIEKVKVIQERLRTAQSRQKSYSDVRHRDLEFEVGDWVFLRISPMKGVMHFGKKDRQVRKLRAKDVASAKVLWRNKNIEEMTWEAEDEMKSKYPYLFHKEDNEDARGTQDALEGETAL